The Metabacillus schmidteae genome has a segment encoding these proteins:
- a CDS encoding GerAB/ArcD/ProY family transporter, translating to MIKEQINHVQLFCMMVLFLFGTAILLDVGSGAKQDAWIVTLLSSLAGVLIYSMYYYIYKKYPDKPLTSYLPIIWGKYVGTLCSYFYILYFIYIASRVLRDFEELLIASPYYRTSIITIGLCIIFLLIYAVSLGIEVFSRAAIICFGIILVSFLTINLMFVLGGFIHPENTLPILSEGWKPIIKELYPLNITVPYGELITFTMIFPYLNNVKKGFKVGIFAILFVGLYFTFSSLQYIWVLGPDIITRSSFPALTAVAYIDIGNFIQRLDTIVIILMIILGFIKISVFFFCAVLGINQVFSIKPHPFINCFVGGMIVLFSLIITTSYQDHLEEGLKLVPYYLHLPFQLFIPFLLLLTILVKEKILKK from the coding sequence TTGATTAAAGAACAAATAAATCATGTTCAGCTCTTTTGTATGATGGTCCTCTTTCTATTCGGCACTGCCATCCTCTTAGATGTTGGTAGTGGAGCAAAGCAAGATGCTTGGATTGTTACATTGTTATCTTCTTTAGCTGGAGTTCTAATATATAGTATGTATTACTATATTTACAAAAAATATCCAGATAAGCCTTTAACCTCTTATTTACCAATTATTTGGGGGAAATATGTAGGTACTCTTTGTAGTTATTTTTATATTCTCTACTTCATTTATATAGCCTCAAGGGTATTACGTGATTTTGAAGAGTTGCTTATTGCCTCTCCCTACTATCGAACTTCCATCATTACAATCGGTTTGTGCATTATATTCTTATTAATATACGCTGTTAGTTTAGGCATCGAGGTATTTTCAAGAGCAGCAATCATATGCTTTGGCATTATTCTAGTTTCATTTCTCACCATAAATCTCATGTTTGTTTTAGGTGGATTTATTCATCCTGAGAACACACTTCCTATTTTAAGTGAAGGTTGGAAACCGATAATAAAAGAGTTATATCCTCTAAATATTACAGTTCCATATGGAGAACTCATTACATTCACCATGATTTTCCCTTATTTAAATAATGTTAAAAAAGGATTTAAAGTTGGAATATTCGCAATTTTATTCGTTGGATTATACTTTACATTTAGCTCATTACAATATATTTGGGTACTTGGTCCAGATATTATTACTCGTTCTTCATTTCCAGCCCTTACAGCGGTTGCTTACATTGATATTGGTAATTTTATTCAAAGACTAGACACTATTGTTATTATTTTGATGATTATTCTAGGTTTTATAAAGATTTCAGTCTTTTTCTTTTGTGCAGTATTGGGAATTAATCAAGTTTTCTCAATTAAACCTCATCCTTTCATTAATTGCTTTGTCGGCGGGATGATTGTTCTTTTTTCGTTGATTATTACCACGAGCTATCAGGATCATTTAGAAGAGGGATTAAAGCTGGTCCCATATTATTTACACCTTCCTTTTCAACTCTTTATTCCATTTCTTTTACTTCTTACCATTTTAGTAAAAGAAAAAATTCTCAAGAAATAG
- a CDS encoding PRD domain-containing protein, translating into MFMRIFRILNNNAVVVIDGPQEKIVMGPGIAFQKQRNDIVPKSKIEKIFVLHEASSEKFQQLLSTLPEAHIELAENVISYAEGHLSGPLSDHIHIALTDHLSFALERIQQGIPIKNKLLNEIKMLYKKEFEIGLWAKDEIKKKLGIDIPEDEVAHIALHIHTAKMDAPSMSESLRQASILSDFVEKVESYIGEKIEESSINYQRLITHLRFALNRIQQGEQFDPIDQDMLELIKDKYKKAYEYSQKILDNLSEEYEIIFPYSEVAYIAIHIQRLLK; encoded by the coding sequence ATTTTCATGAGGATTTTTAGAATTTTAAACAACAACGCTGTAGTTGTGATAGATGGGCCACAGGAAAAAATTGTGATGGGACCCGGAATCGCTTTTCAAAAACAAAGAAATGACATTGTGCCAAAAAGCAAAATTGAAAAAATCTTTGTACTACATGAAGCTTCTTCGGAAAAATTTCAACAATTGCTTTCAACATTGCCAGAGGCACATATTGAGTTGGCTGAAAACGTCATCAGTTATGCAGAGGGGCATTTAAGTGGACCATTAAGTGATCATATCCATATTGCTTTAACTGATCATCTCTCTTTTGCATTGGAGCGAATTCAACAAGGTATACCAATTAAAAATAAGCTATTAAACGAAATAAAAATGCTCTATAAAAAAGAGTTTGAAATAGGGTTGTGGGCAAAGGATGAGATCAAGAAAAAGCTGGGTATAGATATACCCGAAGATGAAGTGGCTCATATTGCTCTTCATATTCACACAGCGAAAATGGATGCACCTTCGATGAGTGAATCATTAAGACAAGCTTCTATTTTAAGTGATTTTGTCGAGAAGGTTGAGTCATATATAGGTGAAAAGATTGAGGAATCTTCTATCAACTATCAAAGACTGATTACACATTTACGTTTTGCCTTAAATCGGATTCAACAAGGGGAGCAGTTTGATCCTATTGATCAAGACATGCTTGAGCTTATAAAAGATAAGTACAAAAAAGCTTATGAATACTCACAGAAAATACTAGATAATTTAAGTGAGGAATATGAGATTATCTTTCCGTATTCTGAGGTTGCTTATATAGCGATCCATATTCAAAGACTATTAAAGTAA
- a CDS encoding sucrose-specific PTS transporter subunit IIBC, which yields MNHREVAEELVTKLGGKNNVISAAHCATRLRLVIEDESQIDKNAIEELDGVKGAFSSSGQFQIIFGTGIVNKVYQHFAPLVGVSKEENNPKKSESHGDAAKRKMNPFARFARTLSNIFVPIIPAIVAAGMLMGLLGLMKTYNWVDPESGLFVMLDMFSSAAFIILPILIGYSAAKEFGANSYLGAVIGGIMIHPNLLNPWGLSNAEPSTLDFFGFGVEMLGYQGTVIPVLLTVYIMAQIEKGLRKVIPNVIDLLVTPFLTVILTGFVALLVVGPLGRVLGNGITTVLDVVYNSAGPIAGLLFGGLYSTIVLTGVHHSFHAIEAELLNVGGNYLLPIWAMANVAQGGATLAVFFKTKNKKTKEIALPAAVSTFLGITEPAIFGVNLKYRRPFIGAAIGGALGGAYVVFTQVMANGIGLTGIPQFAIVQDPINYGIGFIIAVVGAFMATLLLGWKEESK from the coding sequence ATGAATCATCGTGAGGTTGCCGAAGAGCTTGTTACGAAGCTCGGTGGTAAAAACAATGTCATTAGTGCAGCTCACTGTGCAACCCGTCTTCGTTTAGTTATTGAAGATGAAAGTCAAATAGACAAAAATGCTATTGAGGAACTAGACGGAGTAAAAGGAGCGTTCTCAAGCTCTGGCCAGTTTCAAATAATTTTTGGAACAGGAATAGTGAATAAAGTGTATCAACACTTTGCACCATTAGTTGGAGTTTCAAAGGAGGAAAATAATCCGAAAAAAAGTGAATCTCATGGGGATGCAGCAAAGCGTAAGATGAATCCGTTTGCTCGTTTTGCTCGTACATTGTCTAATATTTTCGTGCCAATTATTCCTGCCATTGTTGCAGCAGGTATGTTGATGGGGCTTTTAGGATTAATGAAAACGTATAACTGGGTAGATCCAGAAAGTGGATTATTCGTGATGCTCGATATGTTTTCGTCTGCAGCTTTTATCATTTTGCCTATATTAATCGGCTATAGTGCAGCTAAGGAATTTGGGGCAAATAGTTACCTTGGAGCTGTAATAGGGGGGATTATGATACACCCTAACCTGCTTAACCCATGGGGATTATCTAATGCTGAGCCTTCCACCCTTGATTTCTTTGGATTTGGCGTTGAAATGCTAGGGTATCAAGGAACAGTAATTCCTGTATTATTAACTGTCTATATTATGGCACAAATTGAAAAAGGATTAAGAAAAGTCATTCCAAACGTAATTGATTTACTAGTTACACCATTCTTAACCGTTATTTTGACAGGTTTTGTTGCTTTACTGGTAGTCGGTCCATTAGGTAGAGTGTTAGGAAACGGAATTACAACAGTATTAGATGTTGTGTATAACTCAGCTGGACCTATTGCCGGGCTTTTATTCGGTGGCTTATATTCAACGATTGTATTGACTGGTGTTCATCATAGCTTCCATGCGATTGAGGCTGAATTATTAAATGTAGGTGGAAACTACTTACTGCCGATATGGGCAATGGCAAATGTTGCTCAGGGTGGAGCAACTCTAGCAGTCTTCTTTAAAACGAAAAATAAAAAAACAAAAGAGATCGCCTTACCGGCAGCAGTTTCCACATTTCTTGGAATTACAGAACCAGCGATCTTTGGAGTAAACTTAAAATATCGCCGTCCATTTATCGGAGCTGCAATTGGTGGAGCTTTAGGTGGAGCTTATGTGGTTTTCACTCAAGTCATGGCCAATGGAATTGGGTTAACAGGGATTCCTCAGTTTGCCATTGTACAGGACCCGATTAACTACGGAATTGGATTTATCATTGCAGTAGTTGGTGCGTTTATGGCGACATTATTATTAGGTTGGAAAGAAGAATCAAAATAA
- a CDS encoding spore germination protein yields MTNSHQEKIISTELQENIQHIKKEFGYSHDLSVRQLMQMHGGVKIAIVHLSGIVDEDLLSEHVMEPIIKLINFSDEPLSSSEAEGNIFNLIEVSNTSFAKTWEEVISSILTGDTVILLDKIPQAIIAGTQKIESRSITEPTSQTVIRGPKDSFNENIRNNISLVRGRIQNPNIRILDSKVGSITKTDVAIMSIEGLAEKKYVEEIVRRIKSIKIDGILESNYVEELIQDHKTIFPLLLNTERPDVVVAHLLEGKIAIFIHGTPFVLICPITLIQFFQSPEDYYNNYFYSTFLRILRVGSFLVNMYASAIYLALTTHHQGLIPTTLLVSLMAQRERIPFPAIVEILIMEIAFEVLREAGIRMPRAIGPAVSIVGALILGQAAVEAGFVSAAVVIIVATSAISSFTLPNTSILNVARALRFFLLFSSAYIGFLGLLLMSLAILLHVCSLRSIGSHYFAPFAPFSLKEQKDSLFRFSFRKLRKESGNRKRPL; encoded by the coding sequence ATGACAAACTCTCACCAAGAAAAAATCATATCAACAGAACTACAAGAAAACATTCAACATATAAAAAAAGAATTTGGTTATAGTCATGATCTTTCCGTTCGTCAACTAATGCAAATGCATGGTGGAGTGAAAATTGCTATTGTTCATTTAAGCGGGATCGTCGATGAAGACCTTTTAAGTGAACATGTGATGGAACCTATTATTAAGTTGATAAATTTTTCTGATGAACCATTATCATCTAGTGAGGCAGAGGGGAATATCTTCAATTTAATTGAGGTTTCTAACACTTCGTTTGCAAAAACGTGGGAAGAAGTCATCTCCTCTATTTTAACAGGTGATACTGTCATTTTATTGGATAAAATACCTCAAGCAATCATTGCTGGTACCCAGAAGATTGAATCTCGTTCTATCACTGAACCGACTAGTCAAACTGTCATTCGCGGCCCTAAAGATAGCTTTAACGAAAATATACGGAACAACATATCCCTAGTTCGTGGAAGGATCCAAAATCCTAATATAAGAATTTTAGACTCTAAGGTTGGTTCAATTACAAAAACGGACGTAGCCATAATGTCTATTGAGGGATTAGCAGAAAAGAAGTACGTTGAAGAAATTGTACGTCGAATTAAGTCTATAAAAATTGACGGAATATTAGAATCCAATTATGTTGAAGAGCTTATACAAGATCATAAAACTATTTTCCCCCTTTTATTAAACACGGAGCGACCAGATGTTGTTGTTGCTCACCTATTAGAAGGAAAAATAGCTATTTTTATTCATGGAACACCATTTGTTCTAATTTGCCCGATTACTTTAATCCAATTTTTTCAATCTCCTGAAGATTATTATAATAATTATTTTTATAGTACGTTTTTGCGGATTTTACGTGTTGGCTCCTTTTTAGTCAACATGTATGCCTCAGCTATCTATTTGGCATTAACGACTCATCACCAAGGGTTAATACCTACAACCTTACTTGTTTCCTTAATGGCGCAAAGAGAAAGGATTCCTTTTCCTGCCATTGTTGAGATTTTAATCATGGAGATAGCTTTTGAAGTATTAAGAGAGGCAGGAATACGAATGCCTCGTGCGATTGGACCTGCAGTATCTATTGTTGGAGCACTTATCCTTGGACAAGCCGCAGTTGAAGCCGGGTTTGTTTCTGCAGCAGTTGTTATCATTGTTGCAACATCTGCAATTAGCAGCTTTACGTTGCCTAATACAAGTATTCTTAATGTTGCTCGTGCCCTACGCTTCTTTTTACTTTTTAGTTCTGCCTATATAGGTTTTTTGGGATTGTTATTAATGTCTTTAGCAATTTTGCTTCATGTTTGTAGCTTACGTTCAATTGGATCACACTATTTTGCACCCTTCGCGCCTTTTAGTTTAAAAGAGCAAAAAGATAGCTTATTTCGATTTTCTTTTCGCAAATTAAGAAAGGAATCGGGAAATAGAAAGAGGCCATTATGA
- a CDS encoding Ger(x)C family spore germination C-terminal domain-containing protein: protein MITGIGHSKEKDNTNASENLQRMDPSVMEVSGVALFKKDKLVQWLDGELARTAQLIVSEAKSTSFPLTCRNNREEKLITVTTRQNKTRLSTEVKNSKILLTINISLKGEISEATCHLDFTDPNTLKDLEDQLANEVRSQVMEVLNITQKHGTDVFGFGDKLSKTKPSYWKEHKQEWNELFSGALLTVKVEASIENTGMRVNPFNYK from the coding sequence ATGATAACTGGTATAGGTCATAGCAAAGAAAAGGATAATACAAATGCATCTGAAAACCTCCAAAGAATGGATCCATCTGTTATGGAAGTGAGTGGCGTTGCACTTTTCAAGAAAGATAAACTAGTTCAATGGTTAGATGGAGAACTTGCAAGAACAGCACAACTTATTGTATCTGAAGCAAAAAGTACCAGTTTCCCTCTTACATGTAGAAATAATCGTGAGGAAAAGCTCATAACCGTTACGACTCGTCAAAATAAAACGCGTCTCTCTACAGAAGTGAAGAATAGTAAGATTCTTTTAACGATTAACATATCACTTAAGGGTGAAATCAGTGAAGCTACCTGTCACTTAGACTTCACAGACCCTAATACCTTAAAGGATTTAGAAGATCAACTTGCAAATGAGGTTAGGTCTCAGGTCATGGAAGTGCTTAATATTACTCAAAAACATGGAACCGATGTTTTTGGATTTGGAGACAAGCTATCGAAAACAAAACCTTCCTACTGGAAGGAGCACAAGCAAGAGTGGAATGAACTTTTTTCAGGCGCTTTACTAACAGTAAAAGTTGAGGCTTCAATTGAAAATACAGGAATGCGTGTAAATCCTTTTAACTATAAATGA
- a CDS encoding universal stress protein — protein sequence MFKKILLAADGSLHSIRAANKAIEIATLTPQAFVDVVYVVDSKTSKEDVLQNWNKLDTEAKRREKMAFIEQKAKQHHVNYCLKIIRGEPGPMIVKVANEHQYDLVVIGSRGLNLMQEMVLGSVSHKVAKRVKCPVLIVK from the coding sequence ATGTTTAAAAAGATCTTGCTTGCTGCAGACGGATCCTTACATTCAATAAGAGCTGCTAATAAAGCAATAGAGATTGCAACACTAACTCCACAAGCTTTTGTGGATGTTGTATATGTTGTTGATAGTAAAACATCAAAAGAAGATGTTCTTCAAAATTGGAATAAGCTTGATACAGAAGCAAAACGTAGAGAAAAAATGGCATTCATAGAACAAAAAGCCAAGCAACACCATGTTAACTATTGCCTTAAGATCATTCGAGGAGAGCCTGGGCCAATGATTGTAAAGGTAGCAAATGAGCATCAATATGACTTAGTCGTCATTGGCAGCCGAGGCTTGAATTTAATGCAGGAAATGGTGCTTGGCAGTGTTAGTCATAAGGTAGCAAAGAGGGTAAAGTGTCCTGTGTTAATCGTAAAATAG
- a CDS encoding glycoside hydrolase family 32 protein, producing the protein MIKDNQLRQEAFTEIEKNKDLVMQDPYRLTYHLMPPVGLLNDPNGFIQMNGVYHLYYQWMPFKTGHGAKFWGHYSSKDLVNWNHEDVALTPSEWYEKNGCYSGSAIEHDGKIYAFYTGNVKDEQNNRETYQCLAISEDGINFDKKGPLVYLPEGFTSHFRDPKVWKQNDTYFMVVGAQTNDLKGAVALLKSKDLFKWNYVGIVAGGGKGKLGEFGYMFECPDLFHLDGKDILVFSPQGLEPQGMKYQNVYQAGYVVGEFDPETGQYLHNDFEELDRGFDFYAPQTTLDNQGRRLLFGWMSVPDQNEQDHPTIEYKWIHNMTLPRELKMVGGKVYQVPIEELKQLRSEEVVSYIVKLTKESKELDGIHGKSVELYIKDIDITEGWFEISISDGGRIVYSVEEKVLTFERKSYVNGMTEKRQCPLSELSNLHIYIDTSSVEIFINDGQETFTSRIFPTPLNDTIKFGAAKHARFTVLKWDIMD; encoded by the coding sequence GTGATCAAGGACAATCAATTACGACAAGAAGCGTTTACTGAAATCGAAAAGAATAAAGATCTTGTCATGCAGGATCCATACAGATTGACGTATCATCTGATGCCTCCAGTTGGGTTATTAAATGATCCAAACGGCTTTATACAAATGAATGGCGTATATCACCTTTATTATCAATGGATGCCGTTTAAGACAGGTCATGGAGCTAAGTTTTGGGGACATTATTCTTCAAAGGACTTAGTGAATTGGAACCATGAGGACGTTGCACTAACACCTTCAGAATGGTATGAAAAGAATGGTTGTTACTCGGGCAGTGCGATTGAGCACGATGGAAAAATCTATGCCTTTTATACAGGGAATGTGAAGGATGAACAAAATAACCGTGAAACCTATCAATGTTTAGCTATATCTGAAGATGGGATTAACTTTGATAAAAAAGGTCCTCTCGTATATTTGCCAGAAGGGTTTACATCACATTTTAGAGATCCAAAAGTATGGAAGCAAAATGATACTTATTTTATGGTAGTAGGTGCACAAACAAATGACTTAAAAGGTGCTGTTGCTTTACTGAAGTCAAAGGATTTATTTAAGTGGAACTATGTCGGAATAGTAGCAGGAGGTGGGAAGGGTAAGCTTGGTGAATTTGGCTATATGTTTGAATGCCCGGACTTATTTCACCTTGATGGCAAAGATATTCTTGTCTTTTCGCCACAAGGGTTAGAACCACAAGGCATGAAATATCAAAATGTGTACCAGGCTGGCTATGTAGTGGGAGAATTTGATCCCGAGACAGGTCAATATCTGCATAATGATTTTGAAGAACTTGACCGTGGCTTTGATTTTTATGCCCCCCAAACGACATTAGATAATCAAGGGAGAAGACTCCTTTTTGGCTGGATGAGTGTGCCTGACCAAAATGAACAAGACCATCCTACGATAGAATATAAGTGGATTCATAATATGACTTTGCCGAGAGAGTTGAAAATGGTGGGGGGAAAAGTATATCAAGTTCCTATTGAGGAGCTAAAACAACTAAGAAGCGAAGAGGTTGTTTCCTATATAGTGAAGCTAACAAAGGAAAGCAAGGAACTTGACGGTATTCACGGAAAATCAGTGGAATTGTATATCAAGGATATTGATATAACCGAGGGATGGTTCGAGATCTCAATAAGTGATGGAGGAAGAATCGTATACTCTGTGGAGGAAAAGGTTTTGACTTTTGAAAGAAAGAGCTATGTCAATGGTATGACGGAGAAACGCCAATGTCCGCTAAGTGAATTATCCAATCTTCACATATATATCGATACATCATCAGTAGAAATATTTATTAATGATGGACAAGAAACGTTTACTTCACGTATTTTTCCAACTCCTTTGAATGATACAATCAAATTTGGAGCAGCTAAGCATGCAAGATTTACCGTATTAAAATGGGATATAATGGATTGA
- a CDS encoding response regulator transcription factor: protein MKAIIIDDETHVREGVLLLAEWKRFGIQEIFEAKDGEEAKTLILQHQPQIIFTDMNMPRFDGIELLKWLSEKEIDSKIIVISGYDDFHYMRNAITYGSFDYLLKPIDPSLLNETLERAIKEWKKQDQRRESTIETTKVINEVKPLYWDHIFSNVMMDPTLSSDMVTKINKEFNVNLNEVDCTISLLLINSKIIEKFDGDKNLAFFTLLNICNEIVQSNRSGFCFRNVNEEKEIVVLLWTKRNEMEIVKEIQRGIYKFSGIKVVFAIGHSSSMKEAYKIAQKTLFKHNMIESPKKNNIVYIKDVSSGSLLHLLDFAEEIKWAIQSGSVEQMDEVVQRIFHTLETNHVLSLEQVRVWEDQFAILRKNWLKEYKMNEDVSFYEGKDYWDEEGVFSFEKFKEEKRKEFYKLIHLLNDVKYQKEASSIQEIEAFLRKNYEKDITLQEIADRFFLSREYISRKFKQEYHETLTNYLTKIRIEKAKELLENPHLKVYEISFKCGYQNEKYFNKVFKKIVGLTPNEFRVKIISKS from the coding sequence ATGAAAGCAATCATTATCGATGACGAAACACATGTAAGAGAGGGAGTCCTTTTATTAGCTGAATGGAAGAGGTTCGGTATCCAAGAAATATTTGAGGCAAAGGATGGAGAAGAAGCGAAAACATTAATTCTTCAGCATCAACCTCAAATCATTTTTACAGATATGAATATGCCGAGGTTTGATGGAATCGAGCTTCTAAAATGGCTTAGTGAAAAGGAAATAGACAGTAAAATTATTGTTATCAGCGGATATGATGATTTTCATTACATGAGAAACGCTATCACGTATGGAAGTTTTGATTATCTATTAAAACCGATTGATCCCAGTCTTCTAAATGAAACGTTAGAAAGAGCGATTAAAGAGTGGAAAAAGCAAGATCAGAGGAGAGAGTCAACAATAGAAACCACCAAAGTTATAAATGAGGTAAAGCCACTTTATTGGGATCATATCTTTTCTAATGTCATGATGGATCCAACGTTGTCATCAGATATGGTTACCAAAATCAACAAGGAATTCAATGTTAACCTCAATGAAGTAGATTGCACCATTTCGTTGTTATTGATAAACTCCAAAATCATAGAGAAGTTTGATGGAGATAAAAATTTAGCTTTTTTTACACTATTAAATATCTGTAATGAAATTGTTCAGTCAAACCGTAGTGGTTTTTGCTTTCGAAATGTGAATGAGGAAAAAGAGATCGTTGTTCTTTTATGGACTAAAAGAAATGAAATGGAAATAGTAAAGGAAATTCAGAGGGGAATTTATAAATTTTCCGGTATAAAAGTCGTGTTTGCAATCGGTCATTCATCGTCAATGAAGGAAGCCTATAAAATAGCTCAAAAAACCTTGTTCAAACATAATATGATAGAATCTCCTAAGAAAAATAATATTGTTTATATCAAGGACGTCAGCTCAGGTTCCTTACTTCATTTATTAGATTTTGCAGAAGAAATCAAATGGGCTATTCAAAGTGGTAGTGTTGAGCAAATGGATGAGGTTGTTCAAAGGATCTTTCATACACTTGAAACCAATCATGTACTGTCATTAGAACAAGTGAGAGTATGGGAGGATCAGTTTGCTATTCTTAGGAAGAATTGGTTAAAAGAATATAAGATGAACGAAGATGTATCCTTCTATGAAGGGAAAGATTATTGGGATGAGGAAGGTGTTTTCTCATTTGAAAAATTCAAAGAAGAAAAGCGAAAGGAATTTTATAAATTAATACATCTTTTGAATGATGTAAAGTATCAAAAAGAAGCAAGCAGCATACAAGAGATTGAAGCATTTTTAAGAAAAAACTATGAGAAGGATATTACATTACAAGAAATTGCTGATCGTTTTTTTCTAAGTCGTGAATATATTTCTAGAAAGTTCAAACAGGAATATCATGAGACATTAACCAATTATCTAACGAAAATTAGAATTGAAAAAGCGAAAGAACTTCTAGAAAATCCACATTTAAAGGTGTATGAAATTTCCTTTAAATGTGGATATCAAAATGAAAAATATTTTAATAAAGTTTTTAAAAAGATAGTTGGACTAACACCAAATGAATTTAGGGTCAAGATCATATCAAAGTCATAA
- a CDS encoding Ger(x)C family spore germination protein: MKKLIIPLLIITTLTSCSNYKDLNEIGVITSLGIDKPIEHEKGYRLTFQVVNPNSFSNNSSSTTGLPLINYTMEGETLIDAYRKSSTIIPRENVVSHLSLVVISEEQARDGIYTIFDSFERGKQARPNMPVYISRETSAELLLSLIEPIESNPSKSIISTSENNKVMYGISAPQQMSK, encoded by the coding sequence ATGAAAAAGCTCATCATTCCTTTATTAATTATCACGACTTTAACAAGCTGTTCAAATTATAAAGATTTAAATGAAATTGGGGTTATTACTTCTTTGGGAATAGATAAACCCATTGAGCATGAAAAAGGATATCGATTAACATTTCAGGTGGTAAATCCTAATAGTTTTTCCAATAATAGTAGTTCAACCACAGGTCTACCTCTTATAAATTACACAATGGAAGGAGAAACTCTAATCGATGCTTACCGGAAATCTTCTACCATTATCCCGAGAGAGAATGTCGTGTCACATCTCTCACTTGTCGTCATAAGTGAGGAACAAGCGAGAGATGGTATATACACCATTTTTGATTCGTTTGAACGTGGAAAACAAGCAAGACCCAATATGCCCGTATATATCTCAAGAGAGACATCAGCAGAGCTTTTACTTAGTCTAATTGAACCAATCGAGTCAAACCCTTCGAAAAGTATTATTAGCACAAGTGAAAATAATAAGGTAATGTACGGTATTTCCGCACCACAACAGATGTCAAAGTGA